The Dioscorea cayenensis subsp. rotundata cultivar TDr96_F1 chromosome 16, TDr96_F1_v2_PseudoChromosome.rev07_lg8_w22 25.fasta, whole genome shotgun sequence sequence TAGCAGTTACTAACAAGAGACAACGAGAAGCCACAACCAAAACAACCAGCGAACccgagagaagagagagaggggAAGGCTCTAGGGAAAGCCACCACTCAATAGGGAGCAACAAACCAGAGGAAAAACTAGCCGGCCAAATGGTCAAGACTCTCATCGGGGTTACGTTCCTCGCGCGTAAAAGGCCTTGAGACTTGAATACATCGTCTAGCAGCAGTCAACGGTTCCTCAAGCTTCTACCTCTTGGCGAGGGAGAATCGCATCCACCCAAGAAAAGAAACATGTGGCAAATTTTAAGACACAAGGCAGGAAATGACAATAAGATAGAATTGAACATGCAGTCATTTCTAGCTAGCCATATGAACCAAATAATAGCCCTAGCTAATAAGGAGCACGCAATTCTATGCTCGGCAATGAGGCTTTTGCATCAATTTCCTCAGAAGCTCTATGGAAGTCAAGTATAATTAAGAGCAAAGTGGTTCCAAACAGAGGTTGCACATAGACATTTAAAGAATAGGTGATTCACTTATACAATGTCTCCATGACAAAGAATGCAGGTGGCCGTGGCTAATTTGTTACAGCCCTTGGTAAACAGGTTGTTCAGGGTCAGAATTTTGTTATCACAAGCCAGCCAAAGGAAGGCATTAATCTTCTTTGGGCATTGGCCTTTGAAAATGAACGGAGTGGCATTGCATCTTGTCCCTCTATCACATAAGAACCTGTAGAAGGATTTGATAAAAAAGGTACCATTAGTGGTAAGCTTCCAAGTTTTAAAGTCTGATCTTCCCAAGCTAGGTTGGTTGAGCTGAGTCTGGATAACATCCAACACCGCATCCACATTTGAAAAAGATGTTTGATAATCTCAAAAATGATCCTGAACAATGCACATCGGTGTTCTCATCATAAATGAGTTGAGATTTTTACTCTCAACACATTTGTGTTCTCACCCTACGTGAGCTGAGGTTCAAACCTTTATTTTAGATAGGATATGAATATCTTAGGCAAGGATTTGGTGCCAATAAACTTAAAGATTGTTggcttgaattttattattttgtaaaataaacttgtattttaaaaatagatttagCTTTGTAATTATAGTCATATACGaaagtatttttgaaaaataaaactcccaAACTATTTAATGCATTCTTACGTCCTATCCTATATTGTTGTGTTACTTAATAGCAATAAGTTGTTATTGGCAAACATTACGTAAAGGTTTTTAtcaactatttttttgtttgcatttctCTCGTCTATAATTTTTCATTGgagaaatttgatttttatttatagggGCACCTATGTGTTGTCTAAGGATTCTTGAAAAGCCAAGagtctatttatattttttggagagatagttatatatataaccttaattttatttttatttttctagggtgttgaatatttatttatatatttacataaatattagCCACCCAAAATTAATTTAGGGTTTTTCTAAGAGAGTTTCTTAGAAAGGTAGgaatcttgtttttctttgaagtGCTCTTATTTGTTCCAGATTACTTCTTCGGTGAGACTCCTTGTTTCGGATTCCTTTTCATATCTTTGTAAGTCTCTCTTgtatttttcctcttctttacataatgaattgttttttattgtgtGCGTCCATGATTTTTCCCTTTTGTGAGTTTCCACATAAATccttgtgttatttattttcgCTTATGGtcttttgtttgcattgatGATTATCTGTCTATCTGCTGGATCTGGATTATCTTCCTGTGTTCTTTGACTACTCTTATATTATCCGCTGCACATATTGGATCGCTTTATTTCCTTACAATTTTTATGGTTATCTTGTCTTTGAGTTGTATGAAACTATAGGACTGTGGATACTCTGGCCAAAAGCTTTTATGTGCAAACCGCgttaaaaatcaataacaaaCCTTGTCGCGAAGTAGTCATAGAGTATTGTTAGCTCCTCAacagtgtttatttatttattggaaagATCGGTAAACAGTTCCTCTACGGtcatacaatttataaaaattttaaaaaaaattgaaagggtaaaaattatataaaaatttgaaaaaaaaaagttagataAATGAGTTTGCAATCAAACTCacctttttttgttcattttaacgTCAAGTAGTTGTGATTTGGTGATGCATTGCTTAGTCAAGAGGATGAAGACTAATCAATTAggagttgtttttatttcccTTATGATCATTTCTGTAATTCTGTTATTGGTTGTATTAAACTgcgattttaatattttttatgaaactttTTATCCTTTCTATATTCCATTCTAATAACAtagattttgtattttattttattttattctatttctataaaaacaataagtatCTCTATTAAGAAATTGTCAAGAGACATACAACTACGATAGTGCATTAATTACGATGTTTTATAAATTACATAGTAATTTAATAACTTGGTCCAACTTGATGATGAAAGCCCTAACACGTGTATGTCCAGAGGATTTTGAACAACTAAACTGAGTTATTATATACTGGGTTCTAGTATGGGTCTTTTGTGAGAGTAGTCATATTCTTCACCTCTCCAGGGTTGCATGGTAAGAGGAATTTATTAATTATGGGGTTATTATCCTTGATGTATCATCGCGGGCACATGTGGGAAATCTACATTGGCCTGCTCATTGGCTCGCTTCACAtgataaatttctaaaaaatcgTTACATCACTATAACTGGTACATTTTTGTGCCTGCTTATCCCTTTGGCACCTTTAAAAGTGGGTGGTGCTTATcgctgtttaaaaaaatttgtggaAATTTATAGATCAGTATTTATAAGATTGGTAATTTTCAACCATAAATCGATGCTTGAATTTTATCACTGATCAGAGTTTGGTTAAGTATAATTGGTCACTGCTCTGCTCAAACacattgtattaaaaaaaaccaaaaaattataatgaaataattaatcataattgcAAAGATTTTTTTGAAGAGGGAAGTAAATAGAATATCTAGAAAAGGAGTGTAGATCGTGATAATCATAATGTCTAATCAAATGCCAACTATAAAAGCAAAATATAACATTTGATTAGTGTTCCTTTTGAAAAGCAGGTGGAAGGCACTTCTTTTCCATTTGAGCCATGCATGAACGTGCTCTGTGGCAGGCAAAATCATGCTGTGAGTGGCTTTAGGCAAAGAGGGAATAAACATGCATGATATCAACGAATGTGATACCCTTTTCGTTTTTGCTTTTGataccctttttctttttctctttttacttttttttttctttaacttgattttacttatttttcaacgaattttataaaatcaataCTCGTGATCCAACTATTGATAGTTCAAAATTATTCTCTATTGCATGTGGTTtccacatatataaaaaaaaaaaaaatccccggGTTACAATATAGGTTTGCCAATCGAGTTCATAACCCACATTCAATTCGTTTAATAAACAAGTCAAATGTACAAACTCAACCTGATACCTAGTTTGTAGGCTATATTATCAAAACCCACACCGAGGTAGCATAATTAACTCGATAATCAAACTTATATAtttcattgcatatatcatacacacacatacaccctgttaatttatcattatctaATAATAACGCACACATCTTTAATAATAGATATTCTGCATTCTCTCCTATCATTGTCAAAGCCATTTACATAATGATTTTGTGGATTGATGCAACtccaaagtaaaaaaaaaaaaaagctaggtTAGAAGGCTCAATCATGACCGCCAAATGTAGTCTAGAGTTCCTGGGACATCTCTCAGGTTCAAGCAAAGAAAGACCAACTGAGTAGGAAGTGAGGCATGTCGTCATCTTCTCTTTGTAGAGCCCTAGTCCCTTAGAGCTTAGGGCCACCTCTTTGTGTTCCCCCGTGGGCTTTTGTTgtctttctctatttttctgTTGCTTTTTGGTGTTGTATCTTGTCAGTCTCCACCTTCGGTTGACTGCTTTATTTTATCCCTTGTTTGCAAATGTGGGTTattcactttttcaaaaaataaaaataatgatgagATAATATAAGAAATAACATTACTacttttttatatgtatatgtttatatatttaatatttcatacaaaattgaaaaactatatatttatttaggaTATAATTACCTGAACAATCACTGTACTTTTCCAAACTTACTCTTTTAGTTgaatctgtaatttttttttgtccttctACTATTTAATTCAACTATATTAGTCTCCCTAAACTCTAATCATAAACtatgaaaaaaaagaactaaCATGGCTCACTTAAAATAGTGGAGAAATTAGAaggttataatttaaaataaaaaaactaaaatgatatttaaaaaaaaaaaggactatTCAAGGAATTAcaccatttatttatatatttttttaaaattttaaatttatggttttaattatttattaattaaatctatatttttacaatatatttttgtacataattatatttatagttTATACACATTATAAAGATAATTAAGAAAccaacaaattaaattcaaaaaagtatttttgtaaATCCCAACGTCATATCCTGCAACTTCTTGTGGCTTGGTTACTGGTTAGTGCCCTGGCAACCCCACAAATAATTGAGCAAGTGAGACCCACTCAGCCACTCTTTATATTATTGAACTTCACTGGTCACTCTTTATATCTATATGCTTGTCATCTATATATTCCACCCATCAGAATCTTTCTTGTgaggctttaaaaaaaatttgttgagaAAAATTGTTGAGAGAGTTGTGAGGCAATACATACAATGGCGATGATAGTGGATGCTTTTGCTGGAAAGCTGGTGGAGAGGCTGGCTAATGTCATTGAAGAGAAGGCCATCATGGTTTTAGGCGTCAAGGATGAACTCCAAAAGCTTCAGCGAAGGATGAAGAGGATCACATGCGTGCTCAAAGATGCTGAGAGGAGAAGGATACAACAAGACGAGGAGGCTGTCAAATTATGGGTCAATGAGCTGAAAGATTTCATGTACGATGCCGATGACATCATTGATCTTTGCATAATACAAGGCACTGGAGTACTCTTGCAAgatgatcatcatcatattGATCAGCTGGCTGAGTCAAGTGCTACTGCCTCAACACGGGTACGCTGTTGTAACTTTCCTCTGTTCTCTTGTGTGCGCAGTGTGCCATTTCAGTATGAGATTgctgataaaattaaaagtctGAATGATAGATTAACTGAGATATCTGAGGATAAGGATAagtttaatttcttaattttttctaaatcaaGTAGTGATGATGCATATGTCATGAATGAAGCTTCTTATCGCCAAAGTTCCTTCTTACCAGAATCTGACATTGTGGGTTGGGATATTAGAGATGCTACTAACAGTTTTGTTGAATTATTAGTCTCTCAGTATCAACAGAAATGCCGCCTCTTTGCTATTGTTGGCATGGGGGGTATCGGCAAAACCACTCTAGCACAATTGATATATCATGATTCCAAGATAAATGATGATTTTGTGTTGAAATCATGGATTtgtgtttcaaaattttacacATCAAGGGCTGACTTGCTGAAGGAACTCATAAGAAATGCTGGAGGTACTTGTGGAGAGGCAGCAACAATAGCAGAGTTACAAAAAATACTTTGTGATGTTTTACATGGGAAGaacttatttttggttttggatGATGTTTGGGATGCAGATGTATGgattaatttaatcaaaaatccagttgagagaacaacaacaaaatgcaGGGTAGTGGTTACAACAAGAGATAGGAACACTGCTATAAAAATGGGGGCAATTCATATTCACAATGTCAATAAACTACCTTTGaattttggttgggaattgctATGCAAGAAAGTTTTCACAAATAATGATGAGGGCGAGCTTCAGAGAATGAAGGATGTAGGGATGCAGATTGTTGAGAAATTGTGATGGCCATCCCCTTGCAATAAAAGCCATTACGGGTGTTCTTATAACAAAAGaccaaaataaaagagaatggGAGAATGTGCTTAACAGTAATGCTTGGACTATTACAGGACTTCCAGAAGAGCTCCAAGGAGCGCTATACTTGAGCTATGAAGCCTTACCTTCAGCACTAAAACATTGTTTCCTTTATTGCTCCCTCAACCATCGTGATTGTGACTTGTTTGATCAAAATCTTGTCTGTGAGTGGATTGCAGAAGGCTTCATAGAACCAAATGGAGATGCATCAATGGAGGATGTCGCGAAAGGCTATTACATGGATCTGATTAGAAGGAGCTTTTTACAACCTGATCCTTATTATGTTGATATGTATAAATGTACAATGCATGATTTATTGCGAGCCCTTGCTATATTTTTAACATG is a genomic window containing:
- the LOC120279467 gene encoding putative disease resistance protein RGA3 isoform X1, with translation MAMIVDAFAGKLVERLANVIEEKAIMVLGVKDELQKLQRRMKRITCVLKDAERRRIQQDEEAVKLWVNELKDFMYDADDIIDLCIIQGTGVLLQDDHHHIDQLAESSATASTRVRCCNFPLFSCVRSVPFQYEIADKIKSLNDRLTEISEDKDKFNFLIFSKSSSDDAYVMNEASYRQSSFLPESDIVGWDIRDATNSFVELLVSQYQQKCRLFAIVGMGGIGKTTLAQLIYHDSKINDDFVLKSWICVSKFYTSRADLLKELIRNAGGTCGEAATIAELQKILCDVLHGKNLFLVLDDVWDADVWINLIKNPVERTTTKCRVVVTTRDRNTAIKMGAIHIHNVNKLPLNFGWELLCKKVFTNNDEGELQRMKDVGMQIVEKL